Sequence from the Maniola jurtina chromosome 18, ilManJurt1.1, whole genome shotgun sequence genome:
AATTCAAAATAAGATGATAGAAATGGTGGCTGGTCTTCAATACCCGGACAGTGAGCGTGTCTGCAAATTCAAGCATCTCACACGTTCAGAAATAATTCGATACCAcataataaatatctttaaGGTTTAAAGCAACGGTAATGCAagccagtacctacctacgtctgTTTTTACACTATGTGCCTACTTAAATTTTCCATAAACATTTGTTTTGTTCCTGACTAACTCATCCTCCTTTGCCGCTTCTAAAAGACctattttgaattctgtggtAACGACCACTCATTGTATCAGTCATGTCGCTATTCTCCATTCAGCGTGTGTGGTGAGGTGTTAGGATCAttacaagtaataaaaatatttcaaaatttttactgttttattttctctctctttcttaCGACGAATCTGTCTTGAACGCGCCCCATACAAACAAAAAttgattcttatttgaataaacaattaaattttGTGGACACGAACAAATCTAATAAAACTCGTATCTGTGTTAAAcgtgtcaaatatggttactTTTGAATGTAACGtgataaaaaacattttttaatatattcataactataaatacctacaataaaaaacaaagatCCCTATCTATCAATTTTGAAAGAATGCAAAAAATTGAATACCTATCTTAAATGccttttaaatatgtatatttaatagttaaattattatatgaCACCTCTAATCTACTCgtatgtctgtggtttgtcagatttctgtaaaaataaataatgataggCCTTGGATTAtctggatataggctacttttcataccagaaaattaaagagtttccacgggatcgaaaaaacttaaatccaagcGAACGAAGACATTATCTAATATGTACTACcaattcaattaaaaatcaaacttcATCTATATGGGGCGCGCTCAAAACAAGCTCTTATAACgacaaaataaaaatgcaaaCATAAAGCAAATTACTGTGTATTAAATATAACAACAATATAAACTTTTTAGTACAAATTACGTATTTAATttatactaagtacctacttaattatctacctacctatgttttatACTTAGTACATAATAACTTATGACACTATTCAAAGACAAGAAAGTTTCGTCATCATTaacacattaaaaatatattatctaagtatattaccttcataataattaaaagaataggtacaattattattataatctcgTTGTCATACTTATATACAGGCAGTTATTAGAActctagcaaaaatgaagaccgATGATTATAAGTTGTGCTTAAAAACCCGGTtgagtgcgagtcggactcacacatggagggttccgtaccatcgtaaaaaaaAAAGCCGCGGGGTTAATCTCGCTTCGTAGCTGGGGGCATTGACCtcaagttttgcacgctatacatgcaggtttgaaaaatattatatcactaatagtacaagtataaggcaaacggttattggtattgattaattttgtttattgaaTATTAATAACGCTATGTTTTTGCTAGAATTttagttacaccctgtataatataaAGCAGTGCGTTTGTTGGTAAGACTAATAGGACTAGATTCAAGAAGACACAATTAAAGTAAAAAGCTTACGATGAAGAAAGGCACATCagagtaataaaaattattttaaatactaaataaaaattgcgCGCCATACCTcaacttttagggttccgtacctcaaaaggaagaaaggaacccttataggatcacttcattgtcggtctgtctgtctgtctttttttGTTATAGCACACATAACGGGAaaagtccgaaaaccgtgaattagtggttacatcacaaaaaaagtgtgtttttgaaataatagtattttggtTTTAGTATAAGTTTCAAAATAAGATCAATATACCAAATAACGAAAGGGTTtgatacattctaaaacagatttttatttattttatgcataattgtttTTCGATTTGccatgcaaaatatcgaaaaaatgaGATTTTAGGTAAGGAACCGGGCTgtgtgcacgagtctgactcgcacttggccggtttttataataataaacctaCAATCAGGAAGATAGAAGACATGaatcttaaaaatacaatttactcTTAGAAATGCGGcgcgtaattttaatttagaaaattgtattttatttttcttaaattgacTAAGGATTTAAACATTTTATCTACCATTTCACAAGCATTTCACttactaattatattacttaatataattcTACTTTTGAGACTGTATTCTCACTATTAAACTTtggttattttattatcattgtaTTAATACTAATGTAGGGACATTACTAAAAATAGGTATTCTAAAAAGCAAATTTCTTATGAACTCCAAATGACGGAAAAAAATAAGATTGCTGGGTATTATCAAATTTTTCATCGACACCATATCTACCTAATACCCTTTCTAATTTGTCTTATTTTTTATCGTGTGAAATCCATGATTATGGCGCTCCActtaataactttattttatgaGATCGTAAATGTATTAGACTCATCACCATCATAATCACGATTAAGCCATTACCAGCCCACTGccagcacgggtctcctctcagaatgaaaagagttaagtcatagtccaccacgctgggctAGTGTTACACACAGTCATCGACAGTTACTTAGCATCGTGGCAGAAGAATTTTGGGCTTGAACTTACGCAGTCAGTAATTTGttatccataatattttcaaaatgtgtgtgaagtgtgccaatccACTCTTGGCTTgtgtggtggactgtggcctaaaccctttatATTGAGGGCATCCGTACTcggtagtgggctggcaatgggttaagctaataatgatgatgatggtgggAGAGGTTAATGCTATTTGAATCTCAAGTCGTCTGGTTTGCGAAGGAAGTATGCGACGCGGTCGACAGGGACTTTGTACTCGTGCATCCAGCGGTTGCCCTTGCGCAGCGACCCGTCGATGCCGTCCTGCCAGAGACCCGCGGGCAGGTACACTGGAAAGGGGAAACAAAAATGTATCAGAAAGACATACAGTAACGACTATGTTGCCATTGATGATATAAtttggatccgagacatggtcgctaataGTTAGCTTCCCTCTTGTATTTAGTTCAAAGCTTTACCTTCTCTAGTAGTCTCTCCTTTGTGCAACACAGGCGCAACCACAATCTCGTCACCAATTGCAAACTCATCCTGAACAGGAAGAGCCACGTCCACATCTGCCACCAGCCACAGCGGCCGGATGAGTGGCAGACCTGCTTCTAACGCCTCCCTCTTGTATTTCAGTAAGAGAGGTGTGACCTGGAAGGAGCATGAAATATGTCAAAGaagtaattacattttttttttttttgctttataattagtataatatcatcatcagtTTAATTGGTAGCCACGATCGTCaaaattgtgaattttttttttaagtctatttttatgaaaagttGCTGTAAGTGATTTTTGGATTTGCATTTAGATTGGCTACCTCTTGGATGTCCTAGGTTCTAGTGAATCACAacgttaaaaaattacaattaaaaatttaaaagatgtttGTTCACTGATTCCGAATTTAAACCATGAATCAAATACATTGCGATGTTGGCACTCATTTCAAATTACTTGTAAACAGTCAAAAACAACAAATCGAAACTTTTACTGTAATCGGAATCAGATCAAGATAAGTTCTAAAAACATTGTCTTGTTATCAAAAATGGGTAACTTACCAGTTTTTGTCTCAATAGTGTCAAATTCTTTGCCATCTCTAGCACCCTCTCATCGTTGTATTTACTCGGAAGATGTGTGAATTTCATCACTGGCAAGAAAGTCGCCATTTGCAGCCATCTCATATATAGCTCCCTTTCTGGCAACTCTATACCATTCTCTGGGGTTGTTTTATTAGAATTAGAGTCCATTGAACCTTTTGATGAAGGCAAGAACTGTTCACTACCAGGCCAGTATATATCACCACCCACAGCCCCTGGCATGGCAAATGGAAAACCACTTATACCATACGTCAATATTGTAGGTATGACTAGTCGTAAAGCTTCCCAACTTGATTCAAAAGGAGGAAGAGAAATAAATATAGGAGGTCGAGGCAAAGTTACAGCTGAGGATACTCCTATAATATTCAAAGATTTCTCAAATGTTTTTATAAACACTGTTTTATATTGATCAGGGTTAATTAACATTTTCTCACATCTGTAGTAATGAGGCATATCGTACGCTGTACCAAGATCGAAATAGAATGAATCAATATGATAGATATCCATAACTGCTTGAAGTTTATCAAATATCCAAGGGATTGTTCTGTTATTCGTTATATCTAGGACACCAGCACTAGCTAGAGATTTAAATCTCGTTAAGGCTGGTATTCGTCTATCACTATTTCTTTCATTGACTAGTAGTCTCTTTTGGACAGTTTCAGCAAAGTTTTTACTCTCTGTACTTATGAAGGGCTGAACTGTAAAAGCCACTTTGAAACCTCTTCTGTGAAGCTTATCGACAGTTTCGTTTAGCGTCGCAAATCGTGCTGTATCTACACTCAGATCACCAATTTCATTTTGCCAATACTCGTTGATTAGTACATGTCCCTGTTTAAGAAAGCCTAGATTAATAACATCATCAGTATACTTAGATATTGTTGCATCTTGTAATTCGTGTTTAAACCGCGGAGCAATTTGCCATACTGGTTCAGAAATGAGggattctaaagttttcatatCAGCTGGTTTCAACCCATCCCATAGCGGTGCTCTTCTGTGACTATGGATGGAGGAATGTAGTGATCTTATATCTCTAGATGTACATATATTGTATTTCAATTCAGGAAAATCTGTAAGTCTGTTAGCGAACGCAAAGTCATCAAATTGAGCTTTCAAACAAATTTCTTTCTTCCCTCTATTTACAGATATATGCAGCGGGGTTTCTTCATCAACTATTATCGCAGCTCCTTTAGAATTTATTAGGTAACGGGTAACGACGTTACCCCATTGAGATTTCTGCATTTCTCCCGTGATAAATGGCGTAAAGTCTATGGATCCTGTGTCTAGCGGCCAAGTTAAGTTTATGGATTGACCGGCACCGAACCAATGAACTTTGGTGTCACTCCAGTCGAAACAGTCGGTAGGAGAAACATCTGGAAattgaaaaggttttttaaaataaatagcgagCATTATGGACAAGTGGGCCACTTAATATTTGTAGCAGCGGAGGTATTATCAATGCTTTGGCGGCTTTTGAGAAATTTGTTTACACGCCCCTTGAATAGACCGGTCTAACTGGTGTAGGTATCAAGATCAGACTATGGACTCTTACCAATCGTACTAACCGTACACGCATATGCGCGCGTTTAGTTTGGCGTTCGGCAGTTCTCTTATCACACAATTATCGGCGCTGGCGGTCCAGCATGTAGCTAGcctcaaatatttaaattacctaATAAGCTTGCGCTTGAAGCTAGTCACACCTAATAGAAAGCAATGTTGAAAAtaaaacctcaatagctcaacggttataggagtggactgaattccgaaaggtcggcggttcaaaccccagccgttgcactattgtcgtacccgctcctagcacaagctttacgcttagttggaggggaaatgggaatgttagtcatgattaaaatggctaatattctttaaagaaaaagcaatgatgaggtctagaggttgaagcgcgcttgtctataagcatgaataggcatctttgcCTATTCACGCTTACCTCAAAGGTACTTAAGTTCACATGCCttaaaaccagaaaaaaaaaattggttgtctgtaaagtcggtttactgacgatagttgaacgtgacaacaaaggccgattgtgcgtctttgtcgctcgttccgcgctctcgcttgcacttcaagccttacatgtaacgcctcagagcgaggtaacgccgcatgagtcatgttttttcgtgcgtgcagccggctctatcgaattataagacgttgtcacgtcaaaaaattacCATGTCGCAAAGCCTTCCAATGTACGGAGTAGCAGGTGGTGTTGTCAACGCCAGGGTCATGTGGCAGGCATTTGAGGTAGAGCCGAAGGTTGTGGAGCCACTCCATACACTCCGAGCCGTCCGTGTGGCGATGCTCAG
This genomic interval carries:
- the LOC123874363 gene encoding myogenesis-regulating glycosidase isoform X4; the protein is MRGVKKRVDFDCIPLTKIPEHHQSSASVFSDGDNTADDANVLSDDEQTKVPLRSSRRKSTAPRRFRSEFSMDDDEYSPSNSVTSVNSLASLLKEKLQSIPQKIRKKPTDYKLRAFVGLMFLAVAFFVGFAYVLYHQQALTKAYFERVQFNEPKRLIRVFNKDDVEILKATLAVGLQGGQKAFPCLPEHRHTDGSECMEWLHNLRLYLKCLPHDPGVDNTTCYSVHWKALRHDVSPTDCFDWSDTKVHWFGAGQSINLTWPLDTGSIDFTPFITGEMQKSQWGNVVTRYLINSKGAAIIVDEETPLHISVNRGKKEICLKAQFDDFAFANRLTDFPELKYNICTSRDIRSLHSSIHSHRRAPLWDGLKPADMKTLESLISEPVWQIAPRFKHELQDATISKYTDDVINLGFLKQGHVLINEYWQNEIGDLSVDTARFATLNETVDKLHRRGFKVAFTVQPFISTESKNFAETVQKRLLVNERNSDRRIPALTRFKSLASAGVLDITNNRTIPWIFDKLQAVMDIYHIDSFYFDLGTAYDMPHYYRCEKMLINPDQYKTVFIKTFEKSLNIIGVSSAVTLPRPPIFISLPPFESSWEALRLVIPTILTYGISGFPFAMPGAVGGDIYWPGSEQFLPSSKGSMDSNSNKTTPENGIELPERELYMRWLQMATFLPVMKFTHLPSKYNDERVLEMAKNLTLLRQKLVTPLLLKYKREALEAGLPLIRPLWLVADVDVALPVQDEFAIGDEIVVAPVLHKGETTREVYLPAGLWQDGIDGSLRKGNRWMHEYKVPVDRVAYFLRKPDDLRFK
- the LOC123874363 gene encoding myogenesis-regulating glycosidase isoform X2 gives rise to the protein MRVRKKPDLRLNIPSYPHDYVEMPQETRRLIREANQTDNDIKFIDDDPSDQPSDDNNGSHQISSPTFEPGNGFRSSTPEIKISNSEKEHIEINNSEEVKESKDLDSLDCTRNIPDKSETDSGDEKKDRKEDLDSDSPIIFRKYVRPVMSVPDLKISTTALEMDFSENIPEHHQSSASVFSDGDNTADDANVLSDDEQTKVPLRSSRRKSTAPRRFRSEFSMDDDEYSPSNSVTSVNSLASLLKEKLQSIPQKIRKKPTDYKLRAFVGLMFLAVAFFVGFAYVLYHQQALTKAYFERVQFNEPKRLIRVFNKDDVEILKATLAVGLQGGQKAFPCLPEHRHTDGSECMEWLHNLRLYLKCLPHDPGVDNTTCYSVHWKALRHDVSPTDCFDWSDTKVHWFGAGQSINLTWPLDTGSIDFTPFITGEMQKSQWGNVVTRYLINSKGAAIIVDEETPLHISVNRGKKEICLKAQFDDFAFANRLTDFPELKYNICTSRDIRSLHSSIHSHRRAPLWDGLKPADMKTLESLISEPVWQIAPRFKHELQDATISKYTDDVINLGFLKQGHVLINEYWQNEIGDLSVDTARFATLNETVDKLHRRGFKVAFTVQPFISTESKNFAETVQKRLLVNERNSDRRIPALTRFKSLASAGVLDITNNRTIPWIFDKLQAVMDIYHIDSFYFDLGTAYDMPHYYRCEKMLINPDQYKTVFIKTFEKSLNIIGVSSAVTLPRPPIFISLPPFESSWEALRLVIPTILTYGISGFPFAMPGAVGGDIYWPGSEQFLPSSKGSMDSNSNKTTPENGIELPERELYMRWLQMATFLPVMKFTHLPSKYNDERVLEMAKNLTLLRQKLVTPLLLKYKREALEAGLPLIRPLWLVADVDVALPVQDEFAIGDEIVVAPVLHKGETTREVYLPAGLWQDGIDGSLRKGNRWMHEYKVPVDRVAYFLRKPDDLRFK
- the LOC123874363 gene encoding myogenesis-regulating glycosidase isoform X3; this translates as MKSSYSTSQMDNESRFSAFAQTFKYRSPLWIESDSDISKSESGANSGLGNSDESLECSSNSSDSINNFLDKKIPEHHQSSASVFSDGDNTADDANVLSDDEQTKVPLRSSRRKSTAPRRFRSEFSMDDDEYSPSNSVTSVNSLASLLKEKLQSIPQKIRKKPTDYKLRAFVGLMFLAVAFFVGFAYVLYHQQALTKAYFERVQFNEPKRLIRVFNKDDVEILKATLAVGLQGGQKAFPCLPEHRHTDGSECMEWLHNLRLYLKCLPHDPGVDNTTCYSVHWKALRHDVSPTDCFDWSDTKVHWFGAGQSINLTWPLDTGSIDFTPFITGEMQKSQWGNVVTRYLINSKGAAIIVDEETPLHISVNRGKKEICLKAQFDDFAFANRLTDFPELKYNICTSRDIRSLHSSIHSHRRAPLWDGLKPADMKTLESLISEPVWQIAPRFKHELQDATISKYTDDVINLGFLKQGHVLINEYWQNEIGDLSVDTARFATLNETVDKLHRRGFKVAFTVQPFISTESKNFAETVQKRLLVNERNSDRRIPALTRFKSLASAGVLDITNNRTIPWIFDKLQAVMDIYHIDSFYFDLGTAYDMPHYYRCEKMLINPDQYKTVFIKTFEKSLNIIGVSSAVTLPRPPIFISLPPFESSWEALRLVIPTILTYGISGFPFAMPGAVGGDIYWPGSEQFLPSSKGSMDSNSNKTTPENGIELPERELYMRWLQMATFLPVMKFTHLPSKYNDERVLEMAKNLTLLRQKLVTPLLLKYKREALEAGLPLIRPLWLVADVDVALPVQDEFAIGDEIVVAPVLHKGETTREVYLPAGLWQDGIDGSLRKGNRWMHEYKVPVDRVAYFLRKPDDLRFK
- the LOC123874363 gene encoding myogenesis-regulating glycosidase isoform X1, giving the protein MENGDGNKYQYKDVAKGLNSPELRANVNIPYVDDFVELDQARADEPIRPKTFRDVEKGNVPYTTEDKKEDRKLHAKDLGAIRTPNSDTIVVDTPEGTLYITLDPEKSKSKPSSPSTVSTDVTMSPTSPGTSRAFGAQESSELIAVEKDVERRRTSLRRNSISMPTLPNLELLRQEYLRNSQDGIPEHHQSSASVFSDGDNTADDANVLSDDEQTKVPLRSSRRKSTAPRRFRSEFSMDDDEYSPSNSVTSVNSLASLLKEKLQSIPQKIRKKPTDYKLRAFVGLMFLAVAFFVGFAYVLYHQQALTKAYFERVQFNEPKRLIRVFNKDDVEILKATLAVGLQGGQKAFPCLPEHRHTDGSECMEWLHNLRLYLKCLPHDPGVDNTTCYSVHWKALRHDVSPTDCFDWSDTKVHWFGAGQSINLTWPLDTGSIDFTPFITGEMQKSQWGNVVTRYLINSKGAAIIVDEETPLHISVNRGKKEICLKAQFDDFAFANRLTDFPELKYNICTSRDIRSLHSSIHSHRRAPLWDGLKPADMKTLESLISEPVWQIAPRFKHELQDATISKYTDDVINLGFLKQGHVLINEYWQNEIGDLSVDTARFATLNETVDKLHRRGFKVAFTVQPFISTESKNFAETVQKRLLVNERNSDRRIPALTRFKSLASAGVLDITNNRTIPWIFDKLQAVMDIYHIDSFYFDLGTAYDMPHYYRCEKMLINPDQYKTVFIKTFEKSLNIIGVSSAVTLPRPPIFISLPPFESSWEALRLVIPTILTYGISGFPFAMPGAVGGDIYWPGSEQFLPSSKGSMDSNSNKTTPENGIELPERELYMRWLQMATFLPVMKFTHLPSKYNDERVLEMAKNLTLLRQKLVTPLLLKYKREALEAGLPLIRPLWLVADVDVALPVQDEFAIGDEIVVAPVLHKGETTREVYLPAGLWQDGIDGSLRKGNRWMHEYKVPVDRVAYFLRKPDDLRFK